The Novosphingobium sp. THN1 genome includes a window with the following:
- a CDS encoding MarR family winged helix-turn-helix transcriptional regulator, producing MARISNPWFQEAGLDLVTSRMIVLLAERGELTAGEIVKVMALPQSTISHQLKRLEGLGYLKREVGSEDSRIVIARLTAEGVEVAGRANELSRDVVDELVSAIGQKELAAVRAALKRADAALEAMYDSRLAASSSRRRNRKVGMQAPSPSPPAEPRAVQAEA from the coding sequence ATGGCCCGCATTTCCAATCCGTGGTTTCAGGAAGCCGGACTCGATCTGGTCACCTCGCGGATGATCGTACTGCTGGCCGAACGGGGGGAACTGACGGCCGGAGAGATCGTCAAAGTCATGGCTCTTCCTCAATCGACCATTTCCCACCAGTTGAAACGCCTCGAAGGCCTTGGTTATCTGAAGCGTGAAGTCGGCAGCGAGGATTCCCGGATCGTCATCGCCCGCTTGACGGCGGAAGGCGTGGAGGTGGCAGGACGTGCCAACGAACTCAGCCGTGACGTGGTGGACGAACTGGTTTCGGCAATCGGGCAAAAGGAGTTGGCGGCTGTCCGGGCGGCGCTCAAGCGGGCGGACGCAGCGCTTGAGGCGATGTATGATTCACGCCTTGCCGCATCCAGTTCAAGGCGCAGGAACAGGAAGGTCGGTATGCAGGCTCCCTCCCCTAGCCCGCCAGCAGAACCGCGGGCCGTTCAAGCAGAAGCTTGA
- a CDS encoding dihydrolipoamide acetyltransferase family protein, with the protein MADFTFHLPDIGEGIAEAEIVGWHVAVGDSIVADQRLADVMTDKATVEMESPVSGRVKALGGEVGDVIAIGSVLAVIVTEEDVAPEHGAAAPASTPPSVAPPPPPPAAPEPVQPATPAIAATPATSAPASLAPVTTGPRTLASPAVRQRAQDLGIDLACLLPTADGRIRHGDLDTFLAYRGGEGYRPAGVARADDAVRVVGLRRRIAENMAASKRAIPHFTYVEEIDVTELEAMRAALNGERGARAKLTMLPFLIIAACRAIPDFPMINARFDDEAGVVTRFGAVHMGIAVQTSGGLMVPVLRDAQDRNLWQLAAAIVTLAEGARSGSLASGQLSGSTLTLTSLGTLGGIAATPVINRPEVAIICPNRIVERPAFVTDALGQRQIAERKLMNFSISCDHRVVDGHDAASFVQKIKLLLERPAVLLAG; encoded by the coding sequence ATGGCCGATTTCACGTTCCACCTTCCCGATATCGGCGAAGGCATCGCCGAGGCGGAGATCGTCGGCTGGCACGTTGCCGTGGGCGACAGTATCGTTGCCGACCAACGCCTTGCCGATGTGATGACCGACAAGGCCACTGTCGAGATGGAAAGCCCGGTCAGCGGACGGGTCAAGGCGCTGGGCGGAGAGGTTGGCGATGTCATCGCGATCGGCAGCGTGCTGGCGGTCATCGTCACCGAAGAGGATGTCGCGCCGGAACATGGCGCGGCAGCCCCTGCCTCAACGCCGCCATCAGTTGCGCCGCCCCCGCCACCTCCGGCCGCGCCTGAGCCGGTCCAGCCTGCCACGCCCGCCATCGCAGCCACACCGGCAACCTCGGCCCCGGCATCCTTGGCGCCAGTGACAACGGGGCCGCGCACGCTTGCCAGCCCGGCGGTGCGCCAGCGCGCGCAGGATCTCGGCATCGACCTTGCCTGTCTGCTGCCAACCGCCGACGGTCGGATCCGCCATGGCGATCTTGACACCTTCCTCGCCTATCGCGGCGGCGAAGGATATCGCCCGGCGGGTGTCGCGCGCGCCGACGACGCTGTCCGTGTCGTCGGTCTGCGGCGGCGGATCGCGGAAAACATGGCCGCATCCAAGCGCGCGATCCCGCACTTCACCTATGTGGAAGAGATCGATGTCACCGAGCTTGAGGCCATGCGCGCTGCGCTCAACGGCGAACGGGGAGCGCGTGCCAAGCTGACGATGCTGCCTTTCCTGATCATCGCGGCATGCCGGGCCATCCCGGATTTTCCGATGATCAATGCCCGCTTCGATGATGAGGCAGGCGTGGTTACCCGCTTCGGCGCGGTCCATATGGGCATCGCTGTGCAGACATCCGGCGGGCTGATGGTTCCGGTGCTTCGCGATGCCCAGGACCGCAATCTTTGGCAACTGGCCGCCGCCATCGTCACGCTGGCCGAAGGCGCACGGTCAGGATCGCTTGCATCAGGCCAGCTCAGCGGTTCGACACTGACGCTGACCTCGCTCGGAACGCTGGGCGGGATCGCAGCAACGCCGGTGATCAACCGGCCCGAAGTGGCGATCATCTGTCCGAACCGCATTGTCGAACGGCCTGCCTTTGTTACCGATGCGCTCGGTCAGCGACAGATCGCCGAGCGCAAGCTGATGAATTTCTCGATCAGTTGCGATCACCGGGTCGTAGACGGCCATGACGCGGCCAGCTTCGTCCAGAAAATCAAGCTTCTGCTTGAACGGCCCGCGGTTCTGCTGGCGGGCTAG